The proteins below come from a single Denticeps clupeoides unplaced genomic scaffold, fDenClu1.1, whole genome shotgun sequence genomic window:
- the LOC114774157 gene encoding tryptophan 2,3-dioxygenase A, translating into MSGCPYFQKRDLLFKSKNHLKEEDQDDVSQEGINRASRGGIIYGDYLQLDRIVNSQVLQSELKGNKIHDEHLFIVTHQAYELWFKQVLWELDSVRNIFISGHVRDERNMLKVNTRIHRIVMIFRLLVDQFAVLETMTALDFFDFREYLSPASGFQSLQFRLLENKIGVPRDQRVPYNRRHYMDIFRGQDSETLRTSEQEPTLLQLVEQWLERTPGLEEDGFNFWGKLEGNIQQGLREEKEKLEKKPESENKEELMAEFVKQRDILTSLFDEKRHDHLLSKGERRLSYKALQGALMIYFYREEPRFQVPFQLLTSLMDIDTLMTKWRYNHVCMVHRMIGSKAGTGGSSGYQYLRSTVSDRYKVFVDLFNLATFLIPRHWVPKLNPNVHTFLYMAECCDSSYCSSEDSD; encoded by the exons ATGAGCGGATGCCCATATTTTCAGAAGAGGGATCT GCTGTTCAAGAGTAAGAATCATTTGAAAGAGGAGGATCAGGACGATGTGTCTCAGGAGGGGATAAACCGGGCCAGCAGAGGAGGCATCATCTACGGTGACTACCTCCAG CTGGACAGGATTGTGAATTCACAAGTGCTCCAGAGCGAGCTGAAGGGGAATAAGATCCACGACGAGCACCTCTTCATCGTCACCCATCAAG CCTATGAGCTTTGGTTTAAGCAGGTCTTATGGGAACTCGATTCGGTGCGAAACATCTTCATCAGTGGACAT GTCCGCGACGAACGCAATATGCTCAAGGTCAACACGCGCATACACAGAATTGTCATGATCTTCCGCCTTCTGGTTGACCAGTTTGCAGTGTTGGAGACCATGACTGCACTGGACTTCTTTGATTTTAG GGAATACCTGTCCCCGGCGTCTGGATTTCAAAGCCTTCAGTTCCGTCTGCTGGAGAACAAAATTGGGGTTCCGCGAGACCAGCGGGTCCCCTACAACCGCCGTCACTACATGGACATCTTCCGTGGACAGGACAGTGAGACGCTGCGGACGTCTGAGCAGGAGCCGACCCTGCTCCAGCTGGTGGAG CAATGGCTGGAGCGGACCCCTGGCCTGGAGGAAGATGGCTTCAATTTCTGGGGGAAACTCGAGGGAAATATCCAACAAGGTTTAcgggaagagaaagagaaactcGAG AAAAAGCCGGAGTCTGAGAACAAGGAGGAGCTGATGGCCGAGTTCGTGAAGCAGAGGGATATTCTCACCTCCCTCTTCGATGAGAAACGTCACGATCACCTCCTGAGCAAAG GCGAGAGGAGACTTTCCTACAAAGCTCTCCAAGGCGCTCTGATGATCTACTTCTACAG GGAAGAGCCTCGCTTCCAAGTGCCCTTTCAGCTCCTCACCTCCCTCATGGACATCGATACGCTCATGACAAAGTGGAGAT ACAACCACGTGTGCATGGTGCACAGGATGATTGGCAGCAAGGCTGGCACCGGCGGGTCATCGGGGTACCAGTACCTGCGCTCCACCGTCAG CGATCGCTACAAAGTCTTTGTGGATTTGTTCAACTTGGCGACATTCTTGATCCCCCGACACTGGGTGCCAAAGCTGAACCCCAATGTGCACACGTTCCTCTACATGGCCGAGTGCTGCGACAGCTCCTACTGCAGCAGCGAGGACTCCGACTAG
- the LOC114774158 gene encoding cathepsin O-like encodes MGAPALLAPAWALLLCATRCAAVAKYDVSDFSPQLEKLSQRKGDFENATTRHVLFNSRPRETSEDSAQYGANQFSDLSPQEFRERYLTARAEAVPRYPADKHLGLTGKELPARFDWRDQGKVNPVQDQGSCGGCWAFSVVAAMETVNAMQGHPLVELSVQQVIDCCYVNGGCNGGSIVMALDWLNQTKVKLVQQSEYPYKAVKKMCHFSALQHDGVSVKDFLAYDMSGQEDLMKQLLVERGPLVVIVDALSWKDYLGGIIQHHCSSQKANHAVTISGYDSTGDIPYWIVRNSWGTSFGNEGYVYIKIGSNVCGIADSVAAVFL; translated from the exons atggGGGCCCCCGCTCTCCTCGCCCCGGCCTGGGCGCTGCTGCTTTGCGCGACTCGCTGCGCTGCGGTAGCGAAGTACGACGTCTCCGACTTTTCCCCTCAGCTCGAGAAGTTGTCGCAGCGAAAAGGCGATTTCGAA AATGCCACGACGAGGCACGTTCTCTTCAACTCGCGCCCGCGGGAAACCAGCGAGGACTCCGCCCAATATGGCGCGAACCAGTTCTCGGATTTATCACCGCAGGAGTTCCGAG AACGCTATCTCACGGCCAGGGCTGAGGCCGTGCCTCGGTACCCTGCAGACAAGCACCTCGGCCTCACGGGAAAGGAGCTGCCTGCTAGGTTTGACTGGAGGGACCAGGGCAAAGTTAACCCAGTGCAGGACCAAGGTTCA TGCGGAGGGTGCTGGGCCTTCAGCGTTGTTGCAGCGATGGAGACCGTTAACGCCATGCAGGGCCATCCACTGGTTGAGCTGAGCGTTCAGCAGGTCATCGACTGCTGCTACGTCAACGGCGGCTGTAATGGTGGCTCCATCGTCATGGCCCTGGACTGGTTAAACCAG ACGAAAGTTAAGTTGGTGCAGCAGTCGGAATATCCATACAAAGCCGTCAAGAAGATGTGCCATTTTTCCGCTCTACAGCATGATGGTGTTTCTGTGAAGGACTTCCTTGCCTATGACATGAG TGGACAGGAGGACCTTATGAAGCAGCTGCTGGTGGAGCGGGGCCCGCTGGTGGTGATCGTGGATGCGTTGAGCTGGAAGGATTATCTGGGAGGGATCATCCAGCACCACTGCTCCAGCCAAAAGGCCAACCATGCAGTGACGATCAGCGGATACGACTCTACTG GAGACATCCCTTACTGGATTGTACGCAATTCTTGGGGAACGTCATTTGGAAACGAGGGCTATGTTTACATTAAAATAGGAAGCAATGTTTGTG GCATTGCTGACTCAGTGGCTGCCGTGTTTCTGTGA